The Toxotes jaculatrix isolate fToxJac2 chromosome 14, fToxJac2.pri, whole genome shotgun sequence genome window below encodes:
- the mrps14 gene encoding 28S ribosomal protein S14, mitochondrial: protein MAAHRIACLGLNALYSTVCGPKQALRTCWGAVEQVRSYYVDWRMLRDVKRRQMAFDYADERLRINALRKNTILPKELQELADKEIAALPRDSCPVRIRNRCVMTSRPRGVKRRWRLSRIVFRHLADHNQMSGIQRARW from the exons ATGGCAGCCCACAGGATAGCATGTTTGGGGTTAAATGCCCTTTATTCCACTGTCTGCGGCCCGAAGCAG GCACTGAGGACATGCTGGGGGGCTGTGGAGCAGGTGAGAAGTTACTACGTTGACTGGAGGATGCTGAGGGACGTCAAGAGAAGGCAGATGGCTTTTGACTATGCTGATGAGAGGCTACGGATCAATGCACTGAGAAAGAACACCATCCTGCCAAAAGAGCTTCAG GAGTTGGCAGATAAAGAAATTGCAGCACTACCTCGAGACAGCTGCCCTGTGAGAATACGCAACAGGTGTGTGATGACTTCCCGACCCCGGGGAGTGAAGCGGAGGTGGCGACTGAGTCGGATTGTCTTCCGTCATCTAGCTGATCACAACCAGATGTCTGGGATCCAGAGGGCAAGATGGTGA